From Rhopalosiphum padi isolate XX-2018 chromosome 2, ASM2088224v1, whole genome shotgun sequence:
GGAAGTGTTTAATTTTAgttcaatgataaatcgtttGATAACCATAATtgctaaacaataattttaataatactataacaatattttaaaaaaaagttaatgacttaatttagtttttttagattcttttgaaaaatactggaaATGTCTTACGTTTTACTCGCCAAATACGACTAATTGGGTCTCCAAGTCTtcaattagttatattaaatttttatgggggtagatgatttttaattttttttctacaagcaaaaatgattttaataaacatttaaaaagaagtcgcatatcattataattccattacattcatcactccgttcactATCTAaagctattttaataatatatatttacagcaTTTCTCAAAACAATtggttttgttaattaaaaaaaaaaaaataataataattatacaatgtctTAGACCAACTGAACaacagtttgaaaaaaaatacatattatagatacttccataacaataatatacatattataatattgtatatttaatattttattatatatgttattacttattacgaaGTAAGAATGAAATATCTACATAATTACCACTAAAGCACGTTCTGTTGATTAGTGCGTTTAACGGCTTGTTCAATACATTATACCGACGCAATAGAAGTCATTAATCACCAACAGGCATgactaaactaaaaaaaaatcttaaaagcgCTTGTCAGTTGTCAGCGAAAAGAACCAAAAGAAGAAACGTATACgcgtattgcatattattatacctttacATAATAAACTTCCGACAGCAAAGGAAACACGAAATACTGCTATAATATGCAATCATTGTCGAAGACTAGAATAATATTGGTTTTCTCCATCATCAGCTCTCGTGAGAtggtcacaataatataaatcctTTTAagtcaaaatgtttattttgggTTCCTTTGTATACGAGAACACTGCAGACGTCGCTGGTGTGAcaacaataaatcataataatgtgCAATGCGCGCGATTCGAAAATCTAACTGCCCTGCAAacgttatgaaatattaaatttaacagttGTGTAAATAGTATATGTcaggtatattatgatatcatcATATCTGTTCTAACAGTTAGAATATTGTGCACGAACGAAACGGCTTTTTTCGTGAATGTCCATCGGAGAGGAAGCAGGACTGAGTCCCTCCTGCCACTTCTaggaaaattaatatgaatgttGGCCGTGAACTTGTATAAACATTGTTTCAATCAAGATATTGATGACATAttgatatgtaaatattattaaatttgaaatgaaaccttaattttgattttattggttctattattttaatttttactatacctacttgtcaaaatgtatttataattaaaataaagaaataatacaatataatataataataatattataatattaataatatatgtacttatataataatagcagggttacatttttatatgttgaaataacatatttatttagtttatagaatgattttttttttttagtttgatcACTTTTCTAAAATGTTACCTACAAGCACCCATAGgtttattttgaatatgtataagaaaacgttatatattttttcatttacttttCGACgagcattttattatacattctgaattttgttttttttttagaccttTATACAATTCGATGAGTACGTAATGATTCGTGCGTTTCAACACAGTACTCGGTGATGAGGCGTGTGGTACGGAGTTGTATAGCAAAGTGTTTGTCAACACAATGGTGGATACCAATCGAGATAACAAAAACATCATGAcagtgagtataataatataggtactaataaaaataatatacgaataacaATGCGTTtgatacaatacaaatattattcaagCGTTACAAAGCTAAAGCTTTAAGATGATCTTAaacaactgaaaaaaaaattatgcaaataatattccaaaaaaaaaaatatcaaaataagccttaaaataaacattataaaattcgTCAAACTGTTCGTCATACAttcaataaatactaatatatagattttaaaatttcaataaattaattgaagttgcttaataaataaaatattgtgagcATGCGTTCGCTAGATTTATAATAACACTCAAACAATcttctacaatattataaaaaaaaattataaatgttctttaatgtattaaattcaagaaaaatgACTTAATGTTACGTActcatgttataaaatatgcaactaaagtatgaaacaaaatatttataaaaaaattgtctttaaaaaacaaaacttacgccaaattattttaaatttaatttaattcttccCACGTTATACCTTATACTAAATGCATTTCTAATTCATTCTTCAATGTGCGTAGTTAAAAGATGagtaaaagtacctatatgtaaatatgtgaaagtcataaatattatccaaatattaattattattacacattaccGACCGACTAAAAAAACGGACCTATCGCGCTAGGTATTCGTAGAGACGTGCAGTAGCGCGATTACAATAAAAGTGTTATTAGGAAAACGAATTTTATCCATATACAAAATCCACAGAGCAAAGGCATACTGAAACGGCGCATTTTTGTCCGAAACGATATGCCGGCCCAGGCCACATCTGCCAAACTACTTCAAGACAGCGGCGGGTGCTGTATGGCGAACGCGTGCAAACGATACGTAACGTTTGACGAAACGATCACGATTAAGAACGACAATGATCTAGTGGTTAGGAAGCCGCTGAAGTTAGAACTTTTCATCGACAACTGGAAGTCGAACGGTACGGAAGCGCATACCGAAACGATTCAGCCCGATCCTGGGATTGTCAAACGTCTTGTCGACGAGTTCAACACGATTGAAGAAGTGAGTTAGTGCATTATTAAGTCCTATATACCTATGCCGGTTGTCTGGTGAACAGGTCCGGCACTGGTGGTAATAAGCAACATATATTTTgactaaaaaaatttgaatataatattattgtatttaaaatttcaataaacttcaataaatataagataGTGCTGAGTGTTAGTCCCGGAATCATGCTCTAAACAACATTATTGCGCTGTGCAGTTCATGAAACCAATAGTTGAATCAATTATTTggaagactataatattatgattatgagaTAACAAGGTTGTTATATAACGCTGGTTTTGGAAAATATCGTTCCTTATATTTGGcgagtttttcattttttccaatacaatattttactattatcaagtatttaaaaatttaatttatattttataggtacgttcgaaaatatgtattatgtaataaataatatttatattttttagtaaaaacttagttatttttgatcctttgatttgttattatgtcttgtataaaatataatgcaattgcctaaaattatatcaatgaaacatttttaaaataaagtaacacTAATTCGCAGAGTGGGATATATATTacggtttttaaaataaaattgtatacaattaaaaaattacgaaattctatcatatttttaatattaaacacaaatatatattttcactgGTAAATAAGACACGAGTTAGGTATATTTAGGCTATCGCAAATATGTTtccaatgtattatttttacatttagtatTACTACATCCATCGAAAATATTTCTTggtatcttataataatatacaagacgtattattttataatattataatattagagcaatttcaataaaaaaaactacgttTACACGGCGTCTTAGATAGGCTATTTAGCTACAGATCGTTATCAGTATTTTGATCTCGTACCTTATgacgtatttttatattacattaatatactttttttgctAACAACTAATGTAAACAACGAGGTGAAAACAAATTAGacattcaaaacaattattcattAGGATTATTTACTATACGGATTCACAGGGGTAGATCATAAGGATTACACTTTTACCACTAAGTAgcagtacctatctatattatattatattaataatgatgcaataaacatgatttataattatatccatTTCACCATTGACCAGTTGAATACTAATGTTGTTTTAACATTTGGAATCAACAcataacatacaaaataattcattaactaAGTTCACTtacgttaattttttaataacacatattttattcaaattctggttTTAAAAAGTATGGAAGTTTCCtagaaactaaattttaaaatatttaaattaataaaaataatattaatcattaataacaatttcaaataatCGTAGTttcaatatcttaaaaatctattataatatatttaagataattttggaacaattaagaaattaattgtTCGGTGTAGGTAGATGTGGTGAGGTGTGTGTACGatgtagatatataaatattttcaaaaaaaaaatagattgaatggtttgaaaatcaaattgttTAGAAAATGGTTTTTaggtgtacttatatattttaataaccaatatttgaataatatgaataagtaTAGAAAAATTAGAGTGAGAATGGTTGATGATTCACGatgtaaaatcttaaaattttttcattatttgtatttaccaCATTCTTCTCgagaaatctataaatttactgacgttttgtttgatttatattCTCAGCCGTTAACCGATAGTTCCAAAATCGAATCTACATCGATTAAGGAAGATAAATTTAAGGAAGACGAGCCAGTGAAAAGCTGTACAAATATCCCGCTCTGCGAAGCCTTGAAAACTGTCAATTTAACCACAGACGACCAGTAAACGGAAAATGCTATTTTCTATCAAAcgcatatttttgaattgttagCATGGACAAAATAAACGTCTAAAAAAGTGCATTTATCAACGTCTTTAatctttatataatgtaatgagTTGAACAGGAATATAATAACGTCTCTTACAGGTTTCTTGCTTCGATCGGTATCTCTAAACATTAAATAGTCACTGaatgtaatatttcatttagTCATCACATTGTTATAGGTGTATTATGTAtgcatgaatatatttttttgtttttttagaaagCGTCGTCACCAAAGTTAATTAACGGTAAATCGTCGTTACGCGGTCGATCCCAAAGATCTGGCAAAGTAAACGATCTTATTAATATGTTCAATTTGAAATCGACCAACGACAAAACGAAagagtttgaaattaaattcatcgatttttgacaatattaaaaatcatattatgctAATAACTAAAACCctggtgtaaaaataataattttataaacgtcGTTGTCGTCAACTTTCCCCACCTTCGTCCACACAAAACTTATGTTTATTGACCAAAAATATGTTCATTGTAAATAACGGTTGAAGCAAACCTATCGTATAGTTTTGACAATATTGTGAACTAATAAAAACTATGTGTATAGATCGAATACATGAGTACTAATGTGCCTACTTGTATTATGTGcaaattatgtgtatttatctattataatgtatatttatgtcaaaatgtattattgtacaaaaaaaaaatttaaacaaatacaataaaataagtttcaagtgaatattgtttttatttctattttctaacaGTCCCTATACGGAGGGTACTGTGTGTCGtgtgatataattaaaacaaatatagaatgattatataataattattttaaatgtttatttgttcTGAAGAcactttttagtaaataaaatgctTTGATGGAGGCTTATTGTAGAAAActcttagtatatttttttaatctatggataaaaaaaagtatgaatatttgtcaaaatattgttattaatttattatacgactatttattaatattattgaaataatggaTTGCTAACCTGCTTATAGTTACCAGAAAGCTATACCGTCTTCGCTAAGAACCGTTTGTATGGTAtagaatgatttttattattgaattaaaatttagcaCTACATGACGAAGTACAATCGACTCCTATTtatgattgttttttaataattttgttttacattaatacGAATAAGGTAGATTTTATTacttttgggtttttttttttttttttatttaaagaacaaTTGAAGgagagtaaaatatttttgtcaacaAAATGACCAATTTCGTACTATCAATTGATTGGACTTGAGTCCGccaagttaaataatatgttcttcgTATTCGATCGGATCCCGCGAGAACGCCGTTGAGTAATTTCGAATTTCAAAATCATCACCGCGACGacattacaatattaacaaCGCCATTACGTTGTACATTGTGATGTATACCTCTGTATGTCGTCGTCGACGGCGGTCGTTAAAACcaatacatacatatgtatatatatatattatacacaccgaACTCGTCACATTGTACatacgtaatatatacataacaatgttatgttatattatataggtgtccgtttctcttataatattttattagtcataTATACGTTCGGACGGCGCGCGTGTATATTAACGACCAAAACGGTTATAACGTCGTCTAGCGACACATACGCGtcgtgcataatatatacataatataataatataataatattatattataggtttaatgcggcggcggcggcggccttTGCGcgcgtaaatattatacagaccgCTGTCgaaggttataatatattaatgtgcgCGACCATATAACATGGTACGTCGTATATACGCGTCATGTGTACGTACTCCGTgccctatatacatatacatatatatatctacttgTTTAATATTCGTGGAGTGtctcgtgtatatattatagttatatttgacGGACGCGTTGTACTctcacacacgcgcgcgcaatcttttatacatatatacggcTACGGCCAATGTTCGTGTGTGCAGTACACTTAAATATGGgcctatatggtatatatatatatacataaatataaccaACGCgagtagtgtgtgtgtgtgtgtgtgtatgtgtgtgtatccTGGCGCAGGATAATGACGTTATCCTGGTGTGTGCATCATCATTcgctgcagtataatattatatataatatatatatatatatagggtccGGCCGATCATATTTCAACGTCGAGCGCTGGTTATGTGCGatatcatatacatatcattatatatatatatatatatatatatatatacacatattgtatACAGATAGGTACGTGGTGGACAGGACGAAATAGGATATATATAGTCCCACAGGCTGTTTCggctaattaataataaaaccgaGCTGACGGCGGCGTTTTACTGCGCGCCCGGGATTGGATTAGTAATCCGAGGCTGAAACGAACGATTTTAAATCGAACGACGCGTTGTTAATTCGATGACGATACGACCGATATCACATCACGCGCGGGTGTGTATggtaggaatataatattatgtatatggtgTTTAGACGAATAGAATcagctaaataatataaataaacacgtATAAGCAATCACTGACCGATCCAGGGAGTGGGGGCTAGAGCTTCGCCGACCTAAACCTTCACTTTTTgggtttatttacaaaaattatcaatacactaaatcacttatttaattattttgaaaacgaatgggaataatattagtttagtataataatatttttaaattatgtctgCGATGATATTTGCTTTAACacatctaataaaaaaagttgtctataatttaaatactgtttatacTTATGATTGGTATTAGCCGCATAATTAGAAtgttcttaattattaaaaaaataaaaaatattatagattatattatattgtcgatttaaagatataattaaatttgtattggcGTACCTTTAGTTTAAGCATCAGAGGTTATACATTGATTTAGGAATTTAGGTCATTTTTCAGCACCTGGATAACTACAATATATGTAAACGGTTAGGGCTTAATGATTTCGTGGCATAGGAACCAATCGTTTATGCGCTAAacgcaataaattaatattttttcaataacccGTACAAGAGTATAAGCATATTAATTCGATCACGTGCAAGAATagtgtttatagtatattattatattgtagtgaGTATAtgagtgcatattattataatatatatatatatatatataaatatatgtatactatgcaTTTTTGCTTTTTAATACGCCCGACCCCATTAAATACCCTTTTTCGTCGGGAAATTGGCACGAAAGGGCCgatgttaataaaatgtaacgCACAACACTCTCGCTGAATGCTAATGAGCGCCTTTTTAACGAGTCGCCGAACAATATTTCACGCGTCACACTACAAATAACGATAGGCTGCGAtctcgagtttttttttttttgtcagtcgtattatacacatatacagcAGTTACGGAattcgttattaatattaatttatgttttttaacttttccacggacataatataatattataacagaataatatattgCGTTTATAACTGAAGttgcagtaaaaaaatatagtaatgtatatacatatattgtccttattaatattattaacgtctcGTCATTCGAAATGTCCGCGATCGGCAACGCATAAAACGGTATTATTaatgatgacgataataatagcaataaccGTGATACACGATACTCGCCATTGTCGCGCGCGGAGTTATGATATTGTGTGTTATAGATACCTAcacaacacattataataaaatattgttataaattataatgtatttttcggCCGCCCGGTTACGGTTAAAATATCGTATGATTATGTACACGAAGCGATGACATTGTGCGTACACACGCGCAGTAAAGTTTTGATTATaccaattagttttaattttgtaaatccgTAAAAGCATCGAATTTAATTACGCGCGCGAAACTCGATATTTCGAGTTTCGGACGTGCACGTCCGTCCCCGTCATGGCCGCCTGCTGCGGCATATTATGCACTTATTCGctggcatatattatattattattattatacaactctCGCTGTCCGTACgcatatatatctaatataacaaATCGGCCGTCCGATAAACCCATCACTAATGGATGCGCGCGCGAAGGGTCGCTCGGGATGATAGCagtcaaaacaaattaattcgTCGTCGCCGACGCCGTCGACCCGTCGTTGCTGCGCCAAAGGGGTAATCCgtactgtaatattttttccGATATTCGCGACTCGTGGGTTATcgaatgataattattgtttataatatacagacagGTCACCAACTATGCTCACCCTTTCCCATCCCACCCCGTAATTTtccttcaaaaaaataattaattcaaattctgattcttggaatttttaagtacaattattataataaggacCCTATTTTACAATACTTTAATCATTgaaagagaataatattttgatacatagtCTCTTCATAAGAAAATCTCACCGTTTTCCTAGTAAAATGTTAGTctgatgaatttttaaatattttcacataCACCTAgtatatcgtataattattgaaacgtgtttaagtatactttaaatttacagGAAAACAATGTTAGTAAGCACGCCTGGTAAATCACTCCGTATATAAAATAGGCTtccacataattattatgaaaggaGTAAACAGTAAACTCTCTGTGAGATTACCCGTCCCGCTCGATCTTGTCATGCCTCACATGCGCAACAGGTtggaataaaatacaaaaattaatgacAAACGAAGACTATTATTTTATGCTATCCGTTTGACGCGTATTAGCCAaatttaataacacaatataattcatataaactGTACGTATCCGTATcggtattttaatttgttatttatttatttataaatgtgaaatgtattttttttttattaacgacTAATCTCAGAAACTGCTTGTTtgactttaatttaataaaacttattaaaatagatacatCGACTCTCTGagggtttttattttaaagcttcTTTTTCAACCCTATAAGTACGCATTTCAATTTGACTCACTGAAAtcgatcatttttttttgtttcaaaagtTATTATCATGATGACTGATATTTTTGTGAAACACGTTCGAAAATATTCTATTAGCGCTGTATGTAATCTCAGTCAAATTTGTTTACAAACCGAGGTATACACCGATGCTGATTAGCCCGTGAATCGAGTTAAGTACATACACTAAAATCGAGATACACCAATACATTATAGCGTCGTTCATTTTTTTCCGGACAAAGTCACGGGTGTTATACAGctattattgaatacaattacTCGAGTGTTATTATCGTGACTATAACACTGCAGCTTTGACGCGACCGGTGCAATTAACTTTAACTGCTTTGTCGTGTTTTGGGATGCAGCGATTGACAAACTGACTATGGCGACAAAACAACGAGGACCACGACAATTGACGAGGCGAGAATATGACCGCGCACACACAATTAGAACGAATCAGCCGATTTTCAGCGGGGTCAGACGTTAAGCGTattacgcacacacacacacacacaaacacacacacatacaataaatatattttggggACGACGTGTAGTCATCATCATGGGCCAGGGAGAGGTCACCGGCGCGGCGAAAAGGGCGAAGTGACACTTCTCCGAGAACGGtataattgtgtgtataaaTGTTTTCGGTTGATCGGCCAAAGTGGTTCGCGTTCTGCAGTCGTAgtcgttgtatatatatacagtataatacggCACACCATCGccactcgtattattattattattattattattattattattgtcgtgtaCGTGCGGTGCGCGTCAGGACCGGACCCCGTCGCCAGATGTggaaatgattttatatatgtgtgtgtgtgtgtgtgtgtgtgtgtgtgtgtgtgtgtgcgtgtgcaaTGTGCATTATCCGGAGGAGATTTAATTTCTGTGAAAACCGGAGACCCGATCGGGGTAAAAACGCACTGACAGCCTTGTCAAAGTGTCAGCCAGACGAGTAGCTGCACGTCTAAATACTATATACTGCACGCACAACCATACAGTCGTCGTACGCGGATCtatttttttcgtttctttttttttttcgtttctttCCTCCTCTTTACCCTATCTCGCGTCATGTTCGGCGCGGCCTCCTCGCTACGAAGCCGCGACACTCGCCTGTTTATTAAAACTCGCGACAGCGTCACCGTGAGCAGTCCCGCCGTGCCCGTACATACTCGTGTGTGATTTATAGCTTTCCGCCAACGCCATACTCGCTAATGGAATTCCGTTACGGTCACTGGCTGCACCGtgtatacttacatatatatatatacatgtaccacgtacataatattcggtatgtgtgcgcgcgcgcgcgcgtgtatttttaaaaacgtctcGGATTTTCAGAAAAACGGGAAACCGTCACGGGTTTTTTCACCTCCCCGGTCGAAAACGAGCTGCTAATTTGACAATATCGTCGGCTAGACGTGTATTTTTGGAACCGGCCGGATACAAGAGTAATGGTCGGAACGTATCGCCCGCACAAAGGCGTCTTCCGGGCCCACGTCGCTGTTACGGCAGCGCCGAGCACATTTTTGTCTCGTAAGCGGTGCCGGTCGTTGCAGccgtttaatgtatttaaatcgtTTTGGGATAGTTATAAATGAACCAAAATCAATACGTCCCAGCAGATGGTACTGAAAACAGTATAAGAAAGTTCGATATTTAGCAAAGATTTTGTACACCTACCTAATTATTGCAGTTAttgttttaaagtaatatatcaTCATAGCAACAAATATGGAAAACCAAACCTTATTATACgctatttcatttataaataaaattgaaaattaccgGTAGAAATATTGTATGACAAATGAGGGGCAACAATCCAAAACGTACTATTTccatttttcacttttttcagTATTGATAGATTTGTGTTACGAACTACTGAAGTTGTTTAGAAATATGGTACTTaccaaaaaatgtgtaaaattgtaatataaactcCTATTGATCAACTGTCCTTCTATCAAAGATCAAAGAAAAATTGTAGACTTAGAATTTAAATgggttattgatataatataaattgtgtagTCCAAGCATTATCTATATCCGTACTAAATTTTTCAAATCTCTAGACATAcccaattacaatatattaatattaaatataatataaagacgtGTATGAATAGTAACTGTCTGACGATAAGTGTAGTATATTGTTTTAGTGATTTGGAAGTCCAAACGGTTGCTAGCTCATTTTAAgctaattttattcaaataaactttataaataatttctaagtttaaattattttattattatacactccaTGTGTAAATCCACCGTTTTTAGAAAAGggttaatgtatataatgtatatgcattTACATCGTTTTGTCGAGCAAATTGTTTAACCAGAAAAGGTAACACGCGTATACTTGTAGCGTGCACCCTTGACATATTGTTCACAATAAGCAACTATATAGTTCCCTTGCCCTCGAcatagaattaattaattataggttTATTTCGGTAAGTCGTTTAAAACACTGCAGTGTTGATGGCCACATTCATAAAACTGATATGATTTATATGGATAGAACAGTAAGTTGTTATTTTGGTTGTTGTGCATTCgtgcgtttatat
This genomic window contains:
- the LOC132922864 gene encoding uncharacterized protein LOC132922864 isoform X2 — encoded protein: MVDTNRDNKNIMTSKGILKRRIFVRNDMPAQATSAKLLQDSGGCCMANACKRYVTFDETITIKNDNDLVVRKPLKLELFIDNWKSNGTEAHTETIQPDPGIVKRLVDEFNTIEEPLTDSSKIESTSIKEDKFKEDEPVKSCTNIPLCEALKTVNLTTDDQ
- the LOC132922864 gene encoding uncharacterized protein LOC132922864 isoform X1; this translates as MVDTNRDNKNIMTSKGILKRRIFVRNDMPAQATSAKLLQDSGGCCMANACKRYVTFDETITIKNDNDLVVRKPLKLELFIDNWKSNGTEAHTETIQPDPGIVKRLVDEFNTIEEKASSPKLINGKSSLRGRSQRSGKVNDLINMFNLKSTNDKTKEFEIKFIDF